A window of the Legionellales bacterium genome harbors these coding sequences:
- a CDS encoding glutathione S-transferase family protein, whose translation MLIIYGNPLSSPTSKVRFVAHYLAIPYEFKIINLSAGEHLSEKFLAINPFGRVPAIIDDGFGLSESNAIIRYLADKKQSSLYPRDLQARAIVDQWLDYASQHIAVPTSKIMFNTYYYKFTSIPKDERSLQDGYQFLARNLPIVEQQLKKQTYLAGSTITLADLAMIAALDVCEMCEVDLTVYSALTTWRKNLMAESFYRQCHENYAAAFNQVLQSIK comes from the coding sequence ATGTTAATTATTTATGGTAATCCTTTATCTTCCCCGACGAGCAAAGTACGTTTTGTCGCGCACTATCTTGCAATTCCTTACGAGTTTAAAATAATTAATTTAAGCGCAGGTGAACATTTATCAGAAAAATTTTTAGCAATTAATCCGTTTGGTCGAGTTCCTGCAATTATTGATGACGGTTTTGGTTTAAGTGAAAGTAATGCGATTATTCGTTATTTGGCCGATAAAAAGCAATCTTCGTTATATCCCCGCGATTTGCAGGCGCGTGCCATCGTCGATCAATGGTTGGATTATGCCAGTCAACACATTGCAGTTCCTACCAGTAAGATTATGTTTAATACCTATTATTATAAATTTACCTCAATACCTAAAGATGAACGTTCACTCCAAGATGGTTATCAATTCCTCGCAAGAAATTTACCGATTGTTGAACAACAGTTAAAAAAGCAAACCTATTTAGCAGGTTCAACGATTACTCTGGCTGATCTGGCGATGATTGCGGCATTGGATGTGTGTGAGATGTGTGAAGTCGATTTAACGGTTTATTCGGCGTTAACCACGTGGCGAAAAAATTTAATGGCTGAATCGTTTTATCGGCAGTGTCACGAAAATTATGCGGCGGCATTTAATCAAGTATTACAATCGATAAAATAA
- the folK gene encoding 2-amino-4-hydroxy-6-hydroxymethyldihydropteridine diphosphokinase, producing the protein MIRTYIALGSNLDNPLQHINNALIELKTHPSLIHIQTSKIYRSTPLGTVNQPDYINAVSCFDTELSAHDLLTVLQHLESQHGRTRSDAVRWGPRTLDLDILLYGDHIIHSPCLIIPHPEMMKRNFVLYPLADINPELIFPEGQQLSIVLEKISQDGLSIVSNEQGVHS; encoded by the coding sequence ATGATCCGCACCTATATTGCTTTAGGCAGCAATTTAGATAATCCACTTCAACATATTAATAACGCTTTAATTGAATTAAAAACCCATCCCAGCTTAATTCATATTCAAACCTCAAAAATTTACCGCAGCACACCGCTGGGGACAGTCAACCAGCCTGATTATATTAACGCAGTCAGTTGTTTTGACACTGAACTCAGCGCCCATGATTTATTAACTGTTTTACAACACCTAGAATCACAACATGGACGTACTCGTAGCGATGCCGTACGCTGGGGACCTCGCACCTTAGATTTAGATATTTTATTATACGGTGATCACATTATTCATTCCCCTTGTTTAATCATTCCACATCCAGAAATGATGAAGCGTAATTTTGTTCTTTATCCATTGGCTGATATAAATCCTGAGTTAATCTTTCCAGAAGGACAACAACTCAGTATAGTGTTAGAAAAAATTTCCCAAGATGGTTTAAGCATTGTCAGTAATGAACAAGGAGTACATTCATAA
- a CDS encoding response regulator produces the protein MRIKLSILSKLSLLVMGAVLLTAFAINEVYVHGSRQILTERALANLENETDYIRYPLSGEIKQLKADAELLSKLSSTTALVRASLHNGVDPIDGLSTQQLNNRLAVTFSEMLSTRKDYQQIRFIGVKNNGQDLIAIERFGNRIERITSSKLQQNFQERYFQDALRLIPGEVYLSEPSLAKQNGKIVLPHTLVLQTGIPIYTPEKEPFGIILITMNLGLVLQDIQQQLPESRTLYITNSSGDYLLHPDKSKLFATDLKHDRRVQQDNSWLIPVMNHSNQVHATFIPQEISGEVYAFQKYFYDPLNPKNYLGIIVQAPYSTIVSKINEVETRGIVFSAIVAFLAVIVAILLLRILIRPLNRVADAVVRYRRGEKNIELPTDSPDEIGILSREFTAMMKQKGEEDWVKGNLVTIARSLLGFKELSGFANSLMQVLTPIVNAQVGVFYISSTFARKQDKGDAETLIFIGACGFKDADQHTTPRMFRWGEGLVGSCARCREKMLVSDIPSNYLRISSGLGESKPTQLLLMPILFENSLVGVIELASVNEFSENHLAFLEQASFNIGVIINSISAGMRTQELLEETRQTAEELQRNEEELKTQQEELESANEEMEEKTRALEEQNNRIKLQSAELEESKKMLEDKARELELSNRYKSEFLANMSHELRTPLNSLLILARSLASNEQGNLTEEQVEEARVIHNGGLELLSLINDILDLSKVEAGKLTLVPEDVYLADMIKDLSQQFDPIAKESGVAFKLELDPTLPKTIFTDSQRVEQILKNLLSNAFKFTEKGAVTLNIHLPKNETELQRTSLLGNHVIAFTVSDTGIGIESNKLKDIFEAFQQEDGSIDRHYGGTGLGLTIARKFAHMLGGEIHVASQKDQGSAFTLYLPTKFSEEKSAVEENIPFAVITSQPKAISPELAPKAAVKLFINDDRKSIRTGDKVILIIEDDRNFAEILINISRKHGYKCLSAGDGKSGILLTSEYPITAIILDLKLPDMNGMEVLNQLKQNLKTRHIPVHIISGVDTEDGLAPLRMGAIGYLTKPVAAEEMNQVFSRIEDIIHSELKKILVVEDDKNTQMAIQSLLKHKEVEINIASSGNSALSQMRSARFDCVILDLKLPDMTGAELLAAFEKEFQAENPTPIIIYTAKELTEDENRYLNRYTNSIIIKGASSSDRLLDEVTLFLHSVESKLSQDQQTIIRLQHDPDRVLQNRTVLLVDDDLRNTFALSKLLKKHGMNVVIADNGKMALEKLVEEKSIEVVIMDIMMPIMDGYQAMQEIRQNSQWKNIPIIALTARAMPEEQERCIVAGANDYLIKPVDTDRLLTLLRVWLFKQEAVA, from the coding sequence ATGCGCATTAAACTCTCCATACTTTCAAAGTTATCCTTGTTAGTGATGGGCGCCGTGCTGTTAACGGCATTTGCGATTAATGAAGTATATGTGCATGGTAGTCGTCAAATTTTAACAGAACGTGCGCTAGCGAATCTAGAAAATGAGACGGATTATATTCGCTATCCGTTGAGTGGCGAAATTAAACAATTGAAAGCCGATGCGGAATTATTATCAAAATTATCGTCAACAACCGCTCTAGTACGGGCGAGTTTACACAATGGAGTGGATCCTATAGATGGTTTAAGCACACAACAATTAAATAACCGTTTGGCGGTGACGTTTAGTGAAATGTTAAGCACGCGTAAAGATTATCAACAAATTCGTTTTATTGGTGTTAAAAATAATGGACAAGATCTTATTGCCATCGAGCGATTTGGTAATCGAATTGAGCGTATTACCAGCAGCAAATTACAGCAAAATTTTCAAGAGCGCTATTTTCAAGATGCCTTACGATTAATTCCGGGTGAAGTTTATTTATCGGAACCCAGTCTTGCAAAACAAAATGGAAAAATTGTATTACCTCACACGTTAGTATTGCAAACTGGTATCCCCATTTATACGCCAGAAAAAGAACCGTTTGGGATTATTTTAATTACCATGAACCTAGGTTTGGTTTTGCAAGATATCCAACAGCAATTACCAGAGAGTCGGACTCTATATATTACTAATAGTAGTGGTGATTATTTATTACATCCAGATAAATCTAAATTATTTGCTACCGATTTAAAACACGATAGACGAGTGCAGCAAGATAATTCCTGGTTAATTCCGGTGATGAATCATTCTAATCAAGTACATGCAACATTTATTCCTCAAGAAATCTCTGGGGAGGTTTATGCATTTCAAAAATATTTTTATGATCCATTAAATCCTAAAAACTATTTAGGAATTATAGTCCAAGCACCCTATTCAACCATTGTTAGTAAAATTAATGAAGTAGAAACCCGAGGGATTGTATTTAGTGCTATTGTGGCATTCTTGGCGGTGATTGTGGCTATTTTACTCTTAAGAATTTTAATCCGTCCATTAAATCGTGTCGCAGATGCCGTGGTGCGTTATCGTCGCGGAGAAAAAAATATTGAACTTCCCACTGATTCCCCGGATGAAATTGGTATATTGTCGCGAGAATTTACAGCAATGATGAAACAAAAGGGCGAAGAAGATTGGGTTAAAGGAAATTTAGTAACGATTGCACGTAGTTTATTAGGATTTAAAGAGCTAAGCGGTTTTGCCAATAGTTTAATGCAAGTCTTAACCCCCATTGTCAATGCGCAAGTTGGAGTATTTTATATTAGTAGTACCTTTGCCCGAAAACAGGATAAGGGAGACGCCGAAACATTAATTTTTATTGGCGCATGTGGTTTTAAAGATGCGGATCAACACACAACACCGCGGATGTTTCGTTGGGGGGAAGGCTTAGTGGGGAGTTGTGCACGTTGCCGTGAAAAAATGCTGGTTAGTGATATTCCATCCAACTATTTACGAATTTCTTCGGGATTAGGAGAAAGTAAACCTACACAATTACTATTGATGCCGATTTTATTTGAAAATAGTTTAGTGGGCGTGATTGAATTGGCAAGTGTTAATGAATTTTCAGAAAATCATCTCGCATTTTTAGAGCAAGCCAGTTTTAATATTGGAGTGATTATTAATAGCATTAGTGCGGGCATGCGTACTCAAGAATTACTGGAAGAAACACGGCAAACAGCAGAAGAATTACAACGGAATGAAGAAGAGTTAAAAACGCAACAAGAAGAATTAGAATCCGCTAATGAAGAAATGGAAGAAAAAACGCGGGCGCTCGAAGAGCAAAACAATCGGATTAAATTACAATCTGCCGAATTAGAAGAAAGTAAAAAAATGTTGGAAGATAAAGCGCGCGAGCTTGAGCTTTCTAATCGTTATAAATCAGAATTTTTGGCGAATATGTCGCATGAGTTACGCACCCCTTTAAACAGTTTGCTGATTTTAGCACGCAGTTTAGCCAGCAATGAACAAGGCAATCTAACGGAGGAACAAGTAGAAGAAGCGCGTGTTATCCATAATGGAGGTTTGGAATTACTGTCATTAATTAATGATATTTTAGATTTATCGAAAGTAGAAGCAGGAAAACTCACTTTAGTGCCCGAAGATGTGTATTTGGCGGATATGATAAAAGATTTATCGCAGCAATTTGATCCGATTGCCAAAGAATCTGGCGTTGCATTTAAACTAGAGTTAGATCCAACTCTACCAAAAACTATATTTACCGATAGTCAACGTGTCGAACAAATTTTAAAAAATTTACTGTCTAACGCCTTTAAATTCACCGAAAAAGGTGCAGTGACCTTAAATATCCATCTACCCAAAAATGAAACTGAATTACAAAGAACCTCTTTGCTTGGCAACCATGTTATAGCATTTACGGTGAGTGATACCGGCATTGGTATAGAAAGTAATAAATTAAAAGATATTTTTGAAGCCTTCCAACAAGAAGATGGTTCTATCGATAGACATTATGGTGGCACAGGTTTAGGTTTAACCATTGCACGAAAATTTGCGCACATGTTAGGTGGTGAAATACATGTTGCAAGTCAAAAAGATCAAGGTAGTGCTTTTACTCTCTATTTGCCTACAAAATTCTCAGAAGAAAAATCCGCTGTTGAAGAGAATATACCATTTGCCGTAATTACCTCACAACCAAAAGCCATAAGTCCCGAATTAGCGCCTAAAGCGGCAGTAAAATTATTTATTAATGATGATAGAAAATCCATTCGCACCGGAGATAAAGTGATATTAATCATTGAAGATGATCGTAATTTCGCTGAGATTTTAATTAATATTTCTCGTAAGCATGGTTACAAATGTCTATCTGCAGGTGATGGTAAAAGCGGAATTTTATTGACTAGCGAATATCCTATCACCGCAATTATTTTAGATTTAAAACTGCCCGATATGAATGGTATGGAAGTATTAAATCAACTCAAACAAAATTTAAAAACGCGCCATATACCTGTTCATATTATTTCCGGCGTAGATACTGAAGATGGTCTAGCTCCTTTACGTATGGGGGCGATTGGTTATTTAACCAAACCGGTCGCGGCCGAAGAAATGAATCAAGTTTTTTCTCGTATAGAAGATATTATTCATTCTGAATTGAAAAAAATACTGGTAGTCGAGGATGACAAGAATACGCAAATGGCCATTCAAAGTTTGCTTAAACACAAAGAAGTTGAAATCAACATTGCAAGTAGTGGAAATTCTGCATTAAGCCAGATGCGTTCCGCGCGCTTTGATTGTGTTATTCTCGATCTCAAACTACCGGATATGACAGGCGCGGAATTATTAGCAGCGTTTGAAAAGGAATTTCAAGCAGAAAATCCTACACCAATTATTATTTATACTGCAAAAGAATTAACAGAAGATGAAAATCGCTATTTAAATCGTTATACGAATAGTATTATCATTAAAGGCGCTAGTTCTTCTGATCGGTTATTAGATGAGGTTACTTTATTTTTACACAGTGTTGAATCCAAGTTAAGCCAAGATCAACAAACCATTATTCGCCTGCAACATGATCCCGATCGTGTATTACAAAATCGTACCGTACTTTTAGTTGATGATGATTTACGTAATACATTTGCTCTCTCTAAATTACTCAAGAAACATGGCATGAATGTGGTGATTGCCGATAATGGCAAAATGGCATTGGAGAAACTCGTGGAGGAAAAATCGATTGAGGTAGTGATCATGGATATCATGATGCCGATAATGGATGGTTATCAAGCCATGCAAGAAATTCGACAAAATTCACAATGGAAAAATATTCCTATAATCGCGCTCACCGCTCGTGCTATGCCGGAAGAACAAGAGCGTTGTATTGTCGCTGGAGCAAATGACTATTTAATTAAACCAGTTGATACCGATCGTTTACTAACACTATTACGTGTCTGGCTCTTTAAGCAGGAGGCTGTGGCGTGA
- a CDS encoding recombinase — WLNVAQENAGHSDIGTTMHYRQVAQTDRFEATHLLSLKKKVCSKNKDKA, encoded by the coding sequence AATGGCTAAACGTTGCGCAAGAAAATGCGGGGCATAGTGATATTGGTACTACAATGCACTATCGACAGGTTGCTCAAACCGATCGATTTGAAGCGACCCACTTGCTGTCACTGAAAAAGAAAGTATGTTCGAAAAATAAGGATAAAGCATAG
- the pcnB gene encoding polynucleotide adenylyltransferase PcnB has translation MKSPFIIPREQHTLSRRNVSENALKVLYRLKEHGFAAFLVGGSVRDLLLGRTPKDFDVATDARPDDIRKIFRNCRLIGRRFRLAHIHFNQDIIEVATFRSNAASSDDDRSTSESGMILRDNVYGTMEEDAWRRDFTINALYYNIADFSVVDYTKAMEDLKHGIVRLIGEPERRYREDPVRMLRAIRFCAKLNMQMHPTTEEPIYRLQHLLSEISPARLFEETLKLFQGGAALNTYRLLRQYHLFHFLLPLTEDYIQKNPDYTVLLETAFTNTDKRISEDKPVTPAFLFAVSLWGPLQNALKEFQQQHSASQAMDLAIEKILKIQTRSITIPRRISSMMIDIWKLQYRLPNCQGSRAWRILSHRRFRAAYDFLMILATHDKTLEPLANWWTEFQVVSTEEQKKMTLQVPKLQSARPPKRKKG, from the coding sequence ATGAAATCACCATTTATTATACCTCGCGAACAACACACCCTATCACGCCGTAATGTCAGCGAAAATGCGTTGAAGGTATTGTATCGCCTAAAAGAACATGGGTTTGCAGCTTTTTTAGTCGGCGGCAGCGTGCGCGATTTATTATTAGGCCGCACCCCAAAAGATTTTGACGTCGCCACCGATGCAAGACCGGATGACATCCGCAAAATTTTTCGCAATTGTCGCTTGATTGGTCGGCGTTTTCGTTTAGCACATATTCATTTCAATCAAGACATTATCGAAGTTGCCACATTTCGTTCAAATGCAGCGAGTAGCGACGATGATCGTTCCACCAGCGAAAGTGGCATGATCTTGCGCGACAATGTTTATGGAACCATGGAAGAAGATGCTTGGCGTCGCGATTTCACGATTAATGCTCTCTACTATAATATCGCAGATTTCAGTGTCGTGGACTATACCAAAGCGATGGAAGATTTAAAACACGGCATTGTGCGGTTGATTGGCGAACCCGAACGACGTTACCGCGAAGATCCGGTGCGCATGTTACGAGCCATTCGCTTTTGCGCTAAATTAAATATGCAAATGCACCCAACAACGGAAGAGCCCATTTATCGCTTACAACATTTACTCAGTGAAATTAGCCCGGCGCGTTTATTTGAGGAAACTTTAAAATTATTTCAAGGTGGTGCGGCATTAAATACCTATCGTTTATTGCGTCAATATCATTTATTTCATTTTTTATTGCCGTTAACCGAAGACTATATTCAAAAAAATCCAGATTATACTGTTTTATTAGAAACTGCTTTTACCAATACCGATAAACGCATTAGTGAAGATAAACCCGTAACACCGGCATTTTTATTTGCGGTTTCCTTGTGGGGTCCCTTGCAAAATGCACTAAAAGAATTTCAACAACAACATAGCGCGTCGCAAGCCATGGATTTAGCTATCGAAAAAATTCTTAAAATTCAAACGCGCTCCATTACTATTCCACGACGTATTTCCAGCATGATGATCGATATCTGGAAATTGCAATATCGTTTACCGAATTGTCAAGGCTCCCGCGCGTGGCGTATTTTATCGCACCGTCGTTTTCGTGCCGCTTATGATTTTTTAATGATATTAGCCACCCACGACAAAACCTTAGAACCCTTAGCCAATTGGTGGACCGAATTTCAAGTTGTTTCTACTGAAGAACAAAAAAAGATGACGCTGCAAGTGCCAAAGCTTCAAAGCGCTCGCCCGCCGAAACGTAAAAAAGGATAA
- a CDS encoding response regulator, with protein sequence MKSVNEFAKNKIALGFKSEITPNILIVDDRKENLLATEKVLKSLPTTIFTASSGNEALSLMLRYRFAVILLDVQMPEMDGFEVAMLMQEHEAMRNIPIIFVTAISKEEKYATQAAEIGAVDYIFKPINSEILKSKVKMYIDLYKQREEILRLNTILQQSNEELERFAYICSHDMQEPVRMINSYAKILEQHCADKLDDDGKKFFHYIIAGAQHLHKMIQDILIFSRIGREEIQLETVDCEQVLQEVLLEFAPVIEQKHAHIEWSTLPTIEINSTLMRVLLQNLLGNALKFQIDNTEPAIKITAEPQENAWQFCVQDNGIGIDPRFHDKVFAIFQRLHRKEQYPGTGIGLSTCKKFIELCGGKIWFESTPNEGTKFYFIIHEGGTRNL encoded by the coding sequence ATGAAATCAGTAAACGAATTTGCAAAAAATAAAATCGCATTGGGTTTCAAGAGTGAAATTACACCTAATATTTTAATCGTCGATGATCGCAAAGAAAATTTGTTAGCGACAGAGAAAGTACTAAAATCGTTACCTACCACTATTTTTACGGCATCATCAGGTAATGAAGCGTTATCGCTGATGTTACGTTACCGATTTGCCGTTATTTTGCTAGACGTGCAAATGCCGGAAATGGATGGATTTGAGGTTGCGATGCTGATGCAAGAACACGAAGCCATGCGAAATATTCCCATAATTTTTGTTACTGCAATCAGTAAAGAAGAAAAATATGCAACTCAAGCAGCAGAGATTGGTGCGGTAGATTATATTTTCAAACCCATCAATTCCGAAATTTTAAAAAGCAAAGTGAAAATGTATATTGATCTCTATAAACAACGAGAAGAAATTCTACGTTTGAATACCATTTTGCAGCAATCAAATGAAGAATTAGAGCGCTTTGCCTATATTTGCTCTCATGATATGCAAGAGCCAGTTCGAATGATTAATAGCTATGCTAAAATTTTAGAGCAGCATTGTGCAGATAAGCTCGATGATGATGGCAAGAAATTTTTTCATTATATTATCGCTGGTGCTCAACATTTACATAAAATGATTCAAGATATTTTAATATTTTCACGGATTGGCCGCGAAGAAATCCAATTAGAAACCGTTGATTGTGAGCAAGTTTTGCAGGAAGTGCTCTTGGAATTTGCGCCAGTCATTGAGCAAAAGCACGCGCATATCGAATGGAGCACCCTACCCACCATCGAAATTAACTCGACTTTAATGCGAGTGTTATTACAAAATTTATTAGGCAATGCCTTAAAATTTCAGATAGATAACACGGAGCCAGCCATTAAAATTACTGCTGAACCACAAGAAAACGCCTGGCAATTCTGCGTGCAGGATAATGGCATTGGTATTGATCCACGTTTTCACGATAAAGTATTTGCAATTTTTCAACGTTTACATCGTAAAGAGCAATATCCTGGAACAGGGATTGGTTTATCCACGTGCAAAAAATTTATTGAACTCTGTGGAGGTAAGATTTGGTTCGAATCTACGCCCAATGAAGGCACAAAATTTTATTTTATTATTCATGAGGGAGGCACAAGAAATTTATGA
- a CDS encoding flavodoxin family protein has translation MLRKTLPLFITTLLFLATYAFANPTVLIVYYSASGEQGKVGQMAQAVASGVKQVAGVDVKLLPVSEAKTSDLDAAQAIILGTPVHHADMALPMKEFIHHWPIQDHHFANKIGAVFVSGGKVAAGLESTQLGLIRSMLLFNMIIVGGNDWHNAFGAYAIDSLPGGKDAPKTAVDDHYLDNAKALGQRVAELTLKINK, from the coding sequence ATGTTACGGAAAACCTTACCTTTGTTTATTACCACCTTACTGTTTTTAGCCACTTATGCCTTTGCTAATCCTACCGTGTTAATTGTTTATTACAGTGCCTCTGGTGAGCAGGGCAAAGTGGGGCAAATGGCACAGGCCGTGGCTTCTGGCGTGAAACAAGTGGCGGGAGTCGACGTTAAACTCTTACCCGTCAGTGAAGCAAAAACCAGCGATCTCGATGCCGCTCAAGCTATTATATTGGGTACTCCCGTTCATCATGCCGATATGGCGTTACCTATGAAAGAATTTATTCATCATTGGCCCATTCAGGATCATCATTTTGCCAATAAAATTGGGGCGGTATTTGTGAGTGGCGGTAAAGTGGCAGCCGGTTTAGAATCCACCCAATTAGGCCTCATTCGCTCGATGTTATTATTTAACATGATTATTGTCGGCGGGAATGATTGGCACAATGCCTTTGGTGCTTATGCCATTGATTCCTTACCGGGTGGAAAAGATGCGCCGAAAACGGCGGTTGATGATCATTATTTAGATAACGCCAAAGCCCTCGGACAACGAGTAGCGGAATTAACGCTGAAAATAAATAAATAA
- a CDS encoding chemotaxis protein CheB yields the protein MFEAIVIGVSAGGFEALKFLTPSFPANFKLPIIIVQHVNEQSDMYFIDFLNSIAQLPVKEAEHNESIHSGTIYIAPPGYHLLIEADKTFSLSVDEKVNFSRPSIDLLFESAAYTYGNQLIGIILTGANADGARGLSLVKHYGGCAIVQNPQTAESFYMPQAALEMTIVDYVVSLEQLPELLLQLNQGEKI from the coding sequence ATGTTTGAAGCGATAGTCATTGGCGTGTCTGCTGGCGGTTTTGAGGCATTGAAATTTTTAACGCCTTCATTTCCAGCTAATTTTAAGTTACCCATTATCATAGTACAACATGTTAATGAACAATCAGATATGTATTTTATTGATTTTTTAAATAGTATCGCTCAGTTGCCGGTCAAAGAAGCTGAACACAATGAAAGCATTCACAGTGGGACAATTTACATTGCTCCTCCTGGATATCATTTATTAATTGAAGCGGATAAAACATTCAGTTTATCGGTGGATGAAAAAGTCAATTTTTCGCGTCCTTCGATTGATTTATTATTTGAAAGTGCCGCCTACACCTATGGCAATCAGCTCATAGGGATTATTTTAACCGGAGCCAATGCCGATGGTGCGCGGGGTTTAAGTCTAGTTAAGCATTATGGTGGTTGTGCTATCGTGCAAAATCCCCAAACAGCAGAATCTTTTTACATGCCACAAGCAGCCTTAGAAATGACTATTGTAGATTATGTGGTTTCCCTTGAGCAATTACCAGAGTTATTGCTGCAACTCAATCAGGGAGAAAAAATATGA
- a CDS encoding response regulator has protein sequence MSGALNTNLPLEILLVEDNEGDVEMTRWALKNSQPPCHLHVVNDGAEALDFLYKNGDFANAITPDLIFLDMNMPRMKGKELLSKIKADPQLKSIPAIVLTSSQAPADILESYEHYASGYIVKPFDSQEYQNTLKQMVSFWGALVVLPHGNHLM, from the coding sequence ATGAGCGGAGCATTAAATACTAATTTACCTTTAGAAATTTTATTGGTAGAAGACAATGAAGGGGATGTCGAAATGACACGCTGGGCATTGAAGAATTCACAACCTCCCTGTCATTTACATGTGGTGAATGATGGGGCAGAGGCCTTGGATTTTTTATATAAAAATGGTGATTTTGCCAATGCCATTACCCCCGATTTAATTTTTTTAGATATGAATATGCCGCGCATGAAAGGCAAAGAACTGTTAAGTAAAATTAAAGCCGATCCGCAGTTAAAATCTATTCCTGCGATTGTCTTAACCAGCTCACAAGCACCTGCAGATATTCTGGAGTCTTATGAGCATTATGCAAGTGGTTATATAGTAAAACCTTTTGATAGCCAAGAATATCAAAATACTTTAAAACAGATGGTAAGTTTTTGGGGTGCGTTAGTGGTGTTACCGCATGGTAATCATTTAATGTAA
- a CDS encoding protein-glutamate O-methyltransferase CheR produces the protein MLKNNIEQIEIDLIIKGIHARWGYNFTHYSQASLRRRLEYMREEAGFSRLTELLDRVLHDEDFFDFFLRSMSITVTEMFRDPPFYLALREKVIPLLKTFPFIKIWHAGCATGEEVYSMAILLHEENFLDRARIYATDFNKNSLAIAEKGVYPIAKMTEYNNNYQKTHSSKQLSSYYSSAYDLAKIKDFLKERITFSYHNLVTDGVFGEMNLIICRNVLIYFDKILQNRVLNLFTESLRYGGFLCLGSKESLNFTDVNKKYSPIESRQKIYRKIEVSHV, from the coding sequence ATGTTAAAAAATAATATTGAGCAAATTGAAATTGATTTGATTATAAAAGGGATACATGCTCGTTGGGGATATAATTTTACTCACTATTCGCAAGCATCCTTACGTCGTCGTTTAGAATATATGCGTGAGGAAGCAGGATTTTCACGCCTCACGGAATTGCTGGATCGAGTATTACACGATGAGGATTTTTTCGATTTTTTCCTCCGCAGTATGTCGATTACCGTGACCGAAATGTTTCGCGATCCGCCATTTTATCTAGCACTGCGTGAGAAAGTTATTCCATTATTAAAAACCTTTCCTTTTATTAAAATTTGGCATGCTGGTTGTGCCACCGGCGAAGAGGTTTATTCGATGGCAATCTTATTGCATGAAGAAAATTTTCTCGATCGTGCGCGCATTTATGCCACAGATTTTAATAAAAATTCGTTAGCTATAGCTGAAAAGGGTGTGTATCCTATTGCGAAAATGACTGAATATAATAACAACTATCAAAAAACCCATAGTTCTAAGCAATTATCGAGCTACTATAGCAGTGCGTATGATTTAGCAAAAATAAAAGATTTTTTGAAAGAACGCATTACATTTTCTTATCATAACTTAGTAACCGATGGGGTTTTCGGTGAAATGAATTTAATTATCTGTCGAAACGTATTAATTTATTTTGATAAAATATTGCAAAACCGTGTATTGAATTTATTTACCGAAAGTTTGCGCTACGGTGGTTTTTTATGCCTGGGATCAAAAGAGAGTCTTAACTTTACTGATGTTAACAAAAAATATTCACCTATCGAAAGTCGGCAAAAAATCTATCGCAAAATTGAGGTGAGTCATGTTTGA